A single genomic interval of Mucilaginibacter robiniae harbors:
- a CDS encoding pyruvate dehydrogenase complex E1 component subunit beta, producing the protein MREIQFREALREAMSEEMRKDDKIYLMGEEVAEYNGAYKVSQGMLDEFGAKRVIDTPISELGFAGIGIGSAMNGLRPIIEFMTFNFSLVAIDQVINGAAKIMSMSGGQFSVPIVFRGPTGNAGMLSSQHSQCFENWYANCPGLKVVVPSNPADAKGLLKSAIIDPDPVIFMESELMYGDKGPVPEETYYIEIGKAAVTKQGTDVTLVGFGKIMKVVNAAAAELEKEGINAEVIDLRTVRPIDYATVIESVKKTNRMVFIEESWPLGSIATEVAFKVQKDAFDYLDAPILRIMGGDVPLPYAPTLIQEYLPNPERVVKAVKEVMYVTK; encoded by the coding sequence ATGAGAGAAATACAGTTCAGAGAAGCGCTTCGGGAAGCTATGAGCGAAGAGATGCGCAAGGATGATAAAATATACCTGATGGGCGAAGAAGTTGCCGAGTATAACGGTGCTTATAAAGTAAGCCAGGGTATGCTGGATGAATTTGGCGCTAAGCGTGTAATTGATACCCCAATCTCTGAGCTGGGCTTTGCAGGTATCGGTATTGGTTCGGCCATGAACGGTTTACGTCCTATCATCGAGTTCATGACTTTTAACTTCTCGTTAGTAGCCATTGACCAAGTAATTAACGGTGCAGCTAAAATCATGAGCATGAGCGGTGGTCAGTTCTCTGTGCCTATCGTTTTTCGTGGCCCAACTGGTAACGCCGGTATGTTAAGTTCACAACACAGCCAATGCTTTGAAAACTGGTACGCTAACTGCCCAGGCTTAAAAGTAGTGGTTCCATCTAACCCGGCTGATGCCAAAGGTTTATTAAAATCAGCTATCATTGATCCGGATCCGGTTATTTTCATGGAATCAGAATTAATGTATGGCGATAAAGGTCCTGTTCCTGAAGAAACCTACTATATTGAAATAGGTAAAGCCGCTGTAACCAAACAAGGTACTGATGTAACTTTGGTAGGTTTTGGTAAAATTATGAAAGTAGTGAATGCTGCTGCTGCCGAGTTGGAAAAAGAAGGTATTAACGCTGAGGTAATTGACCTACGTACTGTACGCCCTATTGATTATGCTACCGTAATTGAATCAGTAAAGAAAACTAACCGTATGGTGTTTATAGAAGAGAGCTGGCCTTTAGGCTCTATCGCTACCGAGGTTGCTTTCAAAGTTCAGAAAGATGCTTTTGATTACCTAGATGCACCTATTTTACGTATCATGGGCGGTGACGTGCCACTTCCATACGCTCCAACCCTGATTCAGGAATATTTACCAAATCCTGAAAGAGTAGTTAAAGCGGTTAAAGAAGTAATGTACGTTACCAAGTAA
- a CDS encoding LLM class flavin-dependent oxidoreductase: MNYGYWMPIFGGWLRNVEEENMTPTWDYVKKLAIRSEEIGFDLALIAELYLNDIKGEQAPSLDAWSTAAALAAVTHKQELMVAVRPTFHNPAQLAKQAANIDHISNGRISLNVVSSWWKDEAEKYGIQFEQHDDRYARTAEWLDVVDNVWKKDHYSFNGKYYKVNDNVLQPKPVSQPRPKIYAGGESEAAKDLISSTCDGYVMHGDSPELIGRRIADLRERREKKGLPPMTYGVAAYSIIRNSEHEVQKELKRITDVQEGSSGYKNYQQWLSGTQLEQRVSLEDYSVSNRGLRTGLTGTPWQVQDRIAEFEKVGVDFFLLQCSPQLEEMERFAENIIEAQVS; the protein is encoded by the coding sequence ATGAATTACGGATATTGGATGCCCATTTTTGGCGGATGGCTGCGCAATGTGGAAGAAGAGAACATGACCCCTACTTGGGATTATGTAAAGAAGCTGGCCATCAGAAGTGAGGAAATTGGTTTTGATTTGGCCTTGATTGCCGAATTGTACCTGAATGATATTAAAGGCGAGCAAGCACCATCATTAGATGCGTGGTCAACAGCGGCTGCTTTAGCTGCTGTAACGCATAAGCAAGAGCTTATGGTAGCTGTGCGGCCTACTTTCCATAATCCTGCGCAATTAGCCAAGCAGGCGGCTAATATTGACCATATCAGCAATGGTCGTATTTCGTTGAACGTGGTATCATCCTGGTGGAAGGATGAGGCCGAGAAATACGGTATTCAGTTTGAGCAGCATGATGATCGTTATGCGCGTACTGCTGAGTGGCTGGATGTGGTAGATAATGTTTGGAAAAAAGACCATTACAGCTTTAATGGTAAATACTACAAGGTAAACGATAATGTATTACAGCCGAAACCGGTATCGCAGCCACGGCCTAAAATTTATGCTGGTGGCGAATCTGAAGCCGCTAAAGACCTGATTTCATCTACTTGTGATGGCTACGTGATGCATGGCGATTCGCCTGAACTGATTGGCCGCCGTATTGCTGATTTACGCGAACGCCGGGAAAAGAAAGGCTTACCACCCATGACCTATGGTGTGGCCGCTTACAGCATCATCCGTAATTCGGAACATGAAGTACAAAAAGAACTGAAACGCATTACTGATGTACAGGAAGGCAGCTCAGGCTACAAAAATTACCAGCAATGGTTATCAGGTACTCAGTTAGAACAACGGGTTTCTTTAGAAGATTATTCAGTATCTAACCGGGGCTTACGTACCGGATTAACCGGCACGCCTTGGCAGGTACAAGATCGTATAGCCGAATTTGAAAAAGTAGGCGTTGATTTCTTCTTACTGCAATGCAGCCCTCAACTGGAAGAAATGGAGCGCTTTGCCGAAAACATTATTGAAGCTCAAGTAAGCTAA
- a CDS encoding Lrp/AsnC ligand binding domain-containing protein, with product MPHRKPHNLEIDNLDIQILSILMKNATTPYTEIAKDLIVSGGTIHVRMKKLEEMGVIKGASLEVDPQKLGYDVTAFLGIYLEKGSQYNEAVKKLKEINEIVELHYTTGGWSIFAKIVCHDTNHLREVLNEHIQSVPGIQRTETFISLEESIKRQITLE from the coding sequence ATGCCTCATAGAAAACCTCACAATTTAGAAATTGATAATTTGGATATCCAAATTTTATCTATCCTGATGAAAAATGCTACTACGCCTTACACGGAAATAGCTAAAGATTTAATTGTATCAGGCGGCACCATCCACGTTCGGATGAAGAAGCTGGAGGAAATGGGCGTAATTAAAGGTGCCAGCTTAGAAGTTGACCCACAGAAGCTGGGTTATGATGTTACCGCTTTTTTAGGTATCTATCTGGAAAAAGGCTCACAATACAATGAGGCCGTAAAAAAGCTTAAAGAAATTAACGAGATTGTTGAACTGCATTATACCACTGGCGGCTGGAGCATTTTTGCAAAAATTGTATGCCATGATACCAATCATTTGCGCGAAGTATTGAACGAGCACATACAAAGCGTACCAGGCATACAACGTACAGAAACCTTTATTTCATTAGAAGAAAGTATAAAAAGGCAAATTACTTTAGAGTAA
- a CDS encoding START domain-containing protein yields the protein MKLNLTLILFLLFGITSTQAQNEWKLSTEKDGIKVYSRSVSYSKVKALKVNCEFKATTSQLVAALLDVKACTNWVYHTKSCTLIKQVSPAELYYYSEISVPWPVQNRDFVAHLTVTQNPETKVVTVDGPAVPGMVPAKDGIVRISHSVGQWVITPAGNDLIKVEYTLQVDPGGSIPAWLTNLFATEGPLQSFKNLRTQLQKPAYKNATFTFIKN from the coding sequence ATGAAGCTTAACCTTACCTTGATTCTATTTTTACTATTTGGTATTACATCAACACAAGCCCAAAATGAATGGAAACTAAGCACCGAAAAAGATGGCATTAAGGTGTATAGCCGTTCAGTATCATACTCGAAGGTTAAAGCCCTTAAAGTTAACTGTGAATTTAAAGCCACTACCAGTCAATTGGTTGCCGCTTTGCTGGATGTAAAAGCTTGTACCAATTGGGTATATCATACCAAAAGCTGCACGCTAATTAAGCAGGTTTCACCTGCCGAGCTGTATTACTACTCGGAAATTAGTGTACCCTGGCCTGTGCAAAACCGTGATTTTGTGGCGCATTTAACTGTTACCCAAAATCCGGAAACTAAAGTTGTTACGGTTGATGGTCCGGCGGTACCCGGTATGGTACCTGCAAAAGACGGCATTGTACGCATCAGCCATTCGGTAGGTCAGTGGGTAATTACCCCGGCGGGCAACGATTTAATTAAAGTAGAATATACCTTGCAGGTAGATCCGGGAGGATCAATACCGGCTTGGTTGACCAACTTGTTTGCCACCGAAGGCCCGCTGCAAAGCTTTAAAAACTTACGTACACAACTACAAAAACCAGCTTATAAAAACGCAACATTTACCTTTATCAAAAATTAA
- a CDS encoding ATP-grasp domain-containing protein translates to MQPFAIFHEHPDWFKPLFAELDKKGIPYQSINPTQHQFAIEEKAPQFSLFFNRMSPSAYLRDGIQGTFYTLNYLKHLEHHGIRVINGYRAFTYETSKALQLILMQQLGIKYPKSRVVNHTSQIEAAIEGLRFPIVIKANIGGSGAGIEKFNSIEEVREAIKNNQVDFGVDHTALVQEFIPARGGYITRVETLGGKYLYAIRVYTTGESFNLCPADICQTTTGQDLVRNACALDAPKNGLKVENFTPSAEIIKNVETIMQQSGIDVGGIEYMIDDRDGEVYYYDVNALSNFVADAVNVIGFNPHERLVEFLEQEAVKKSEDVAVV, encoded by the coding sequence ATGCAACCATTTGCTATATTTCACGAACATCCGGATTGGTTTAAGCCCTTGTTTGCCGAGCTGGATAAAAAAGGTATTCCATACCAGTCTATCAACCCAACGCAACATCAGTTTGCTATTGAAGAAAAAGCACCACAGTTTTCATTGTTCTTTAATCGCATGAGCCCTTCGGCTTACCTGCGCGATGGTATTCAGGGTACTTTCTATACCTTAAATTATTTAAAGCATCTGGAGCATCATGGCATTCGGGTAATTAATGGTTACCGGGCTTTTACTTATGAAACCTCAAAAGCTTTACAACTAATTTTAATGCAGCAACTGGGCATTAAATATCCGAAATCGAGAGTAGTTAACCATACTTCGCAAATTGAAGCGGCTATTGAAGGCTTGCGTTTCCCGATTGTGATTAAAGCCAATATTGGCGGCAGCGGTGCAGGTATCGAGAAATTTAACTCCATTGAAGAGGTTCGTGAAGCTATAAAAAATAACCAGGTTGATTTTGGGGTAGATCATACCGCATTGGTGCAGGAGTTTATTCCAGCTCGTGGCGGCTATATTACCCGTGTAGAAACGTTAGGCGGCAAATACCTGTATGCTATACGTGTTTATACCACTGGTGAAAGCTTTAACTTGTGCCCGGCAGATATTTGCCAAACTACTACCGGACAAGATCTGGTACGTAACGCTTGTGCGCTGGATGCTCCTAAGAATGGCTTAAAAGTAGAGAACTTTACTCCATCAGCCGAAATCATTAAAAACGTGGAAACGATTATGCAGCAAAGCGGTATTGACGTGGGCGGCATTGAATACATGATTGATGATCGTGATGGTGAGGTATATTACTATGATGTAAATGCCTTATCAAACTTTGTGGCTGATGCTGTAAATGTAATTGGCTTTAACCCACATGAGCGCTTGGTGGAGTTTTTAGAGCAGGAAGCGGTAAAGAAAAGCGAAGACGTAGCAGTAGTATAA
- a CDS encoding acyltransferase family protein — MHNKHHLAGLDHLRALAITLVLLYHYRSFGHPDWIDSNLVGFGWTGVDLFFVLSGFLIASQLFSRIQQDKPILLKAFFIKRFFRIIPPYLVVLSLYLAFPFLREREHLASLTKYLTFTLNFGLDLRHTGTFTHAWSLCIEEQFYLLLPLLIIACQYFNVKRNAIYLLLLAWLLSGVLRAWNWWHYVAPAYETDTSVITWYKYLYYPTYTRLDGLLMGVGLAALFTFYPNVKNIANAYSNSLLLAGLLLLIIAYFICQEPTTFTASVYGFPLVAIAYGCWVAAAACPACFLYQMQSKFTARLAFLSYAIYLLHKMIIHVIQSQIKLEVNSYEMFLLCLAGAIAGAILMRILIENPCLAIRNRVLSKQISTKFSL; from the coding sequence ATGCACAACAAACACCATCTGGCCGGCTTAGATCACTTAAGAGCCTTAGCTATTACTTTGGTTTTGCTTTACCATTACCGGTCATTTGGTCACCCCGACTGGATAGACAGTAACCTGGTAGGCTTTGGGTGGACTGGCGTCGACTTGTTTTTTGTGCTGAGTGGGTTTTTAATTGCCAGCCAGCTTTTCAGTAGAATACAGCAGGATAAACCTATACTACTGAAAGCGTTTTTTATTAAACGATTTTTTAGAATTATTCCGCCATACCTGGTGGTATTAAGCTTATATCTGGCTTTTCCTTTTTTGAGAGAAAGAGAACATTTGGCATCCTTAACCAAGTATTTAACATTCACTTTAAACTTCGGACTCGATTTACGCCATACAGGCACTTTTACCCATGCCTGGTCGTTGTGTATTGAAGAGCAGTTTTATTTATTGCTGCCTTTGCTCATTATAGCATGCCAATACTTTAATGTAAAACGTAATGCTATATACCTGCTTTTGCTGGCATGGTTACTCAGTGGTGTGCTTAGAGCCTGGAACTGGTGGCATTATGTAGCACCAGCTTACGAAACTGACACGAGTGTAATTACTTGGTACAAATACCTGTACTACCCTACCTATACCCGTTTAGATGGATTGCTGATGGGCGTGGGCTTAGCCGCCCTTTTCACTTTTTACCCTAATGTAAAAAATATAGCCAATGCTTATTCTAACAGCCTGTTGCTAGCCGGATTGTTGCTACTTATTATAGCCTACTTTATTTGCCAGGAGCCTACCACCTTTACCGCATCTGTTTATGGCTTTCCGCTGGTAGCTATAGCCTATGGTTGCTGGGTAGCCGCTGCCGCTTGCCCAGCTTGTTTTTTGTACCAAATGCAATCTAAGTTTACGGCCAGATTGGCCTTCCTCTCCTACGCTATTTATCTACTGCACAAAATGATTATTCATGTTATTCAAAGCCAAATCAAATTAGAGGTAAATAGCTATGAGATGTTTTTACTTTGCCTGGCAGGTGCTATAGCTGGCGCTATACTCATGAGAATACTTATTGAAAACCCTTGTTTGGCTATACGCAATAGGGTTCTTAGTAAGCAAATAAGCACAAAGTTTTCACTGTAA
- a CDS encoding lipid-binding SYLF domain-containing protein has protein sequence MKVLKKFTIPALLSLFVILTSATQAGKETERIQKATSVLHDFSEMKESIPSELLQMAEGVVIIPKMINAGFGIGGKRGKGVAMVKLGNGKWSNPVFVTFTGGSIGFQIGVQAVDLVLVFKHKGVLTKVKNGDFTIGGDISAAAGPVGRSSSANTDYKLDAEVYSYSRSKGLFAGLSINGSNISIDKSANTSFYGEGTTSQALFESSKNTSADIADLKKALSAM, from the coding sequence ATGAAAGTATTAAAGAAATTTACAATACCTGCCTTGTTGAGCTTGTTCGTGATTCTCACTTCGGCAACACAGGCTGGTAAAGAAACAGAACGTATCCAGAAAGCTACTTCGGTGCTGCATGATTTCAGCGAAATGAAAGAAAGCATCCCGTCAGAATTATTACAAATGGCCGAAGGTGTAGTCATTATTCCGAAAATGATTAACGCAGGCTTTGGTATTGGTGGCAAGCGAGGCAAAGGCGTAGCTATGGTGAAACTGGGTAATGGCAAATGGAGCAATCCAGTATTTGTCACCTTTACAGGTGGCAGCATTGGCTTCCAAATTGGTGTGCAGGCAGTTGACCTGGTATTGGTTTTCAAGCATAAGGGCGTACTCACCAAAGTGAAGAATGGTGATTTTACCATTGGGGGTGATATTTCGGCTGCTGCTGGTCCGGTAGGTCGTAGCTCAAGCGCAAATACCGATTATAAGCTGGATGCCGAAGTGTATTCTTATTCACGCAGCAAAGGTTTATTTGCAGGCTTAAGTATCAATGGTTCTAATATCTCGATTGATAAAAGCGCGAATACTAGCTTTTACGGAGAAGGCACTACTTCACAAGCTTTATTCGAAAGTTCAAAAAATACCTCTGCTGATATAGCCGATCTCAAAAAAGCTTTATCAGCTATGTAA
- a CDS encoding S8 family serine peptidase: protein MNIPVKYWLGCMVSGLLLNYTVVQAQTPTTTTPPAELPRNWHTLDLKADGYFGISLNKAYQALQGKKSKTVVVATIDSGIDTLQKDLQSILWVNPKEIAGNGKDDDHNGYVDDIHGWNFLGGPGGKCDFNETTEEVREYNRLKGQYEGIPAATARQKKGYAYWQRVKAVHDSTLNKSSAELKQLSGVMNVLMVTSGYIKNALHLPANGSFTAADLSKLTSANDTVTQSKGVWSMLFQEEGSTSTNVKVLNDLSEYLTKINNDVNPDLEARHRIVGDDPNVQDGKPYGSPLLKFEDASHGTGVAGLIGAVHGNGYGIDGVADNIRLIAIKAVPNGDEYDKDIANAIRYAVDNGAKVVNMSFGKKISPHKAWVDAAFKYAAAHDVLLVQAAGNDNQDVDLKPEYPNDMFEDGSAKDAPNVISVGASAAKLDDSLAGSFSNYGKKNVDVFAPGVKVTSVDKDAEFNTADGTSFASPITAGVAALLLEYYPDLSARQLKQILIQSAKPLTGTMVLKPGSKTEKVDFSTLSKSGGIVNAYEAVQIAATMKGERK, encoded by the coding sequence ATGAATATTCCTGTAAAATACTGGCTGGGCTGCATGGTAAGCGGTCTTTTGTTAAATTATACCGTTGTTCAGGCGCAAACGCCTACTACAACAACTCCTCCAGCCGAATTACCCCGCAACTGGCACACGCTCGATTTGAAAGCTGATGGCTACTTTGGTATCAGCCTGAATAAAGCTTACCAAGCTTTGCAAGGTAAGAAAAGCAAAACAGTAGTGGTAGCTACTATTGATAGCGGTATTGATACCTTGCAAAAAGATTTGCAAAGCATTTTATGGGTAAACCCTAAAGAAATTGCGGGTAACGGTAAAGATGACGACCATAATGGTTATGTAGATGATATACATGGCTGGAACTTTTTAGGCGGCCCAGGTGGTAAATGCGATTTCAACGAAACTACCGAAGAGGTACGTGAGTACAATCGCTTGAAAGGCCAGTACGAAGGTATCCCGGCAGCAACGGCCCGTCAGAAAAAGGGTTACGCTTACTGGCAGAGAGTAAAAGCTGTGCATGATTCTACCCTGAACAAGTCATCGGCCGAGTTAAAGCAATTATCAGGTGTGATGAATGTATTAATGGTAACTAGTGGCTACATTAAAAACGCTTTGCACCTGCCAGCTAACGGTTCATTTACCGCAGCCGATCTAAGTAAATTAACTTCGGCTAATGATACCGTAACACAAAGTAAAGGGGTCTGGTCTATGCTGTTTCAGGAAGAAGGTTCTACTTCTACCAATGTAAAAGTGCTGAATGATTTAAGCGAGTATCTGACCAAAATCAACAACGATGTAAACCCTGATCTGGAAGCCCGCCACCGTATTGTAGGCGACGACCCGAACGTACAAGATGGTAAACCTTATGGTAGTCCGTTGTTAAAGTTTGAAGACGCTTCGCATGGTACCGGAGTGGCTGGCCTGATTGGTGCCGTGCATGGCAACGGGTATGGTATTGATGGGGTGGCTGATAATATTCGACTGATTGCGATTAAGGCGGTGCCTAATGGTGATGAGTATGATAAGGATATTGCCAATGCTATTCGTTACGCAGTGGATAATGGCGCTAAAGTGGTAAACATGAGCTTTGGCAAAAAGATATCGCCGCACAAAGCTTGGGTAGATGCTGCTTTTAAATATGCTGCTGCACATGATGTGCTGCTGGTACAAGCTGCTGGTAACGATAACCAGGACGTTGACCTGAAACCTGAATATCCAAATGATATGTTTGAAGATGGCTCCGCTAAAGATGCACCGAACGTAATTAGCGTAGGCGCTTCGGCTGCTAAATTGGACGATAGCCTGGCAGGTTCATTTTCGAACTATGGTAAAAAGAATGTGGATGTTTTTGCACCTGGCGTGAAAGTAACTTCGGTAGATAAAGATGCGGAATTTAATACCGCTGATGGTACCAGCTTTGCTTCGCCGATTACAGCGGGGGTGGCTGCATTACTGCTGGAGTATTATCCGGATTTAAGTGCCCGTCAGTTAAAACAAATCCTGATACAGTCGGCTAAGCCTTTAACCGGCACCATGGTGCTGAAACCGGGCAGTAAAACCGAAAAAGTAGATTTCAGTACTTTAAGCAAATCAGGCGGTATTGTAAACGCTTACGAAGCTGTGCAAATAGCCGCTACCATGAAAGGTGAACGCAAATAA
- a CDS encoding Tex family protein produces MTEHHIQIAQELSIASKQVTATLALLDEGATVPFISRYRKELTGSLDEVQITAIRDRAQQLRDLDKRREAILKSLTDMGKLTPELQQQIDAAETMVALEDIYLPYRPKRKTRATTAREKGLQPLADLILEQGKGNLAAEAQKYVDAEKGVTTLEEALAGARDIIAETISENAEVRAQLRELFVEKGTFQSKVVPGKEEQGQKYKDYFDWNESVKSAPSHRILAMRRGEKEEILYLDITPPEDEAVVLLDRTFVKTNNAASDQIRLAIADGYKRLLKPSMETEARLLTKKKADEEAIRVFTENARQLLLAAPLGRKRVMAIDPGFRTGCKVVCLDEQGKLLEYTAVFPHTGAGQAREAEKTVKHLFDTYKIEAIAIGNGTAGRETETFVRNLHLPGVTIVVVNESGASIYSASEVAREEFPDKDVTVRGAVSIGRRLMDPLAELVKIDPKSIGVGQYQHDVDQNKLQTALDDTVISCVNAVGVELNTASKQILAYVSGLGPQLAQNIVDYRNQHGAFQHREQLKKVPRLGDKAFEQAAGFLRIQGSDNPLEASGVHPERYSLVEQIAKDSNASIRDLMTNEKLRKSIPLQKYVSDKVGLPTLNDIIAELAKPGRDPREKFEAFSFTEGVNEIKDLKVGMKLPGIVTNITNFGAFVDIGVHQDGLVHLSQITNRFIKDPNEVLKVHQQVEVTVTEVDVNRKRISLSMKKEEDSSAARKSMPSNANSRNRKEPETDMQSKLAALKAKFK; encoded by the coding sequence ATGACCGAACATCATATTCAAATAGCGCAGGAGCTTTCCATAGCTTCCAAACAGGTAACAGCCACGCTGGCTTTACTGGATGAAGGCGCTACCGTACCTTTTATTTCGCGCTACCGTAAAGAATTAACTGGCAGTTTGGATGAGGTACAAATTACCGCCATCCGCGACCGGGCACAACAGCTGCGCGATTTGGATAAACGCCGCGAAGCCATCTTGAAATCATTAACCGATATGGGTAAGCTTACCCCAGAGCTGCAACAGCAAATTGATGCTGCTGAAACGATGGTAGCTCTGGAAGATATTTATTTGCCTTATCGCCCTAAACGCAAAACGCGTGCTACTACAGCCCGCGAAAAGGGATTACAGCCGTTAGCCGATTTAATTTTGGAGCAAGGCAAAGGCAACTTGGCTGCCGAAGCACAAAAATATGTGGATGCTGAAAAAGGCGTAACCACCTTAGAAGAAGCCTTAGCCGGTGCCCGTGACATTATTGCCGAAACCATCAGCGAGAATGCCGAAGTGCGTGCCCAATTACGTGAGCTGTTTGTAGAGAAAGGCACTTTCCAATCAAAGGTAGTACCGGGTAAAGAGGAGCAAGGGCAGAAGTATAAAGATTATTTTGACTGGAATGAATCGGTAAAATCGGCCCCGTCGCACCGTATTTTGGCGATGCGCCGCGGCGAGAAAGAAGAAATTTTGTACTTGGATATTACGCCACCCGAAGATGAAGCTGTTGTATTGCTAGATCGTACTTTCGTAAAAACCAACAATGCCGCTTCCGACCAGATCAGGCTGGCTATTGCCGATGGTTACAAACGTTTGCTGAAACCTTCTATGGAAACTGAAGCCCGTTTGCTAACCAAAAAGAAAGCCGACGAAGAAGCTATACGTGTATTTACCGAAAATGCCCGTCAGCTGTTGCTGGCTGCGCCACTGGGGCGCAAGCGGGTTATGGCTATCGACCCAGGCTTTCGTACCGGTTGTAAGGTAGTGTGCCTGGATGAGCAAGGTAAATTACTAGAATATACCGCCGTTTTCCCACATACGGGCGCCGGTCAAGCCCGCGAAGCGGAAAAAACAGTAAAGCACTTGTTTGATACCTACAAAATTGAAGCGATTGCTATTGGCAATGGTACAGCTGGGCGTGAAACAGAAACATTTGTACGCAACCTGCACTTGCCGGGAGTAACCATTGTGGTAGTGAACGAAAGTGGCGCTTCCATCTACTCAGCATCTGAAGTGGCCCGTGAAGAATTTCCGGATAAAGATGTAACAGTACGTGGCGCGGTGTCTATCGGCCGTCGTTTGATGGACCCATTGGCTGAGTTGGTAAAAATCGATCCTAAATCTATCGGAGTAGGCCAGTATCAGCATGATGTGGATCAGAATAAGCTGCAAACCGCGCTGGATGATACGGTAATTAGTTGTGTAAACGCCGTAGGGGTGGAGCTGAATACGGCCTCTAAGCAAATTTTAGCGTACGTATCTGGCTTAGGTCCACAACTGGCGCAAAACATTGTGGATTACCGCAACCAACATGGTGCGTTTCAGCATCGCGAACAGCTGAAAAAAGTACCGCGCTTGGGTGATAAAGCTTTTGAGCAGGCGGCCGGTTTCTTGCGTATTCAGGGTTCTGATAATCCATTAGAGGCAAGTGGTGTTCACCCGGAACGTTATAGCCTGGTAGAGCAAATAGCGAAAGACAGCAATGCTTCTATCAGGGATTTGATGACTAATGAAAAGCTGCGTAAAAGCATCCCATTGCAAAAATACGTGTCAGATAAAGTAGGTTTACCTACCCTGAATGATATTATAGCTGAACTGGCCAAACCAGGCCGCGACCCGCGTGAAAAGTTTGAAGCCTTCAGCTTTACCGAAGGGGTGAATGAAATTAAAGACCTGAAAGTAGGCATGAAGCTGCCAGGTATTGTAACCAACATTACCAACTTTGGTGCCTTTGTAGATATTGGCGTACACCAAGATGGTTTAGTGCACCTGAGCCAGATTACCAACCGCTTTATCAAAGACCCAAATGAGGTACTGAAAGTGCATCAGCAGGTAGAGGTAACAGTAACCGAGGTGGATGTAAACCGCAAACGTATTTCATTAAGCATGAAAAAGGAAGAAGATAGCAGCGCTGCCAGAAAATCTATGCCATCAAATGCCAACAGCCGAAACAGGAAAGAACCTGAAACGGATATGCAGAGCAAACTGGCAGCGCTTAAAGCCAAGTTTAAATAA